The genomic region ACCGCGGCGGGGGTCGTCCGGGACGTCGGCGCAAACAAAACGGGCGGTTCCCCGTATGTGTCGGTGATGATCGCGCTTCCCTCGGCGCCGGGCGCCTGGCGGCCCGGGATGGCCGCCCAGGCGCGAATCGACGGCACGCCGCGCGAGGCCGTTCTGGCGGTTCCCGTGGCGGCGCTCGCGTCGCGGCCGGGAAACGGCGCCGCGACAGACGCCGTCTGGGTTCTCGCCGAGGGGCGGGCGCGCCGCCGGACGGTCGAAATCGGAGGCGTCGGGGAGCGCTTGGCGGAGATCACCTCCGGTCTCCGGGAAGGGGAGACGATCGCCCGAGGACCCGTTTCGGTTCTTCGCCGGCTGGACGACGGAGACCGCGTCCGCGTCGAGACGCGAAAGGGAGAATGAGTCGATGG from Thermoanaerobaculia bacterium harbors:
- a CDS encoding efflux RND transporter periplasmic adaptor subunit, translated to VDAAAEKLARARGLAGKKIASPEYLEAARLQAEGARRQQRIASEALDAARSRLAVGRETLGRTRVTSPASGTVREVRVRPGETVAESSPVADIADPSTKLASVEIAPRGAGAIVPGAAARVTAGGATAAGVVRDVGANKTGGSPYVSVMIALPSAPGAWRPGMAAQARIDGTPREAVLAVPVAALASRPGNGAATDAVWVLAEGRARRRTVEIGGVGERLAEITSGLREGETIARGPVSVLRRLDDGDRVRVETRKGE